The following DNA comes from Mycobacterium sp. MS1601.
CCTGCTGCTCACCCAGCTGGAACACACCCACGGACTGGAAGTCGGCGGCATCGGCATCGACGCCCAGATCGAAGACGCCCGAGGGTTGACCCAGATCAACGCGATCGCCGCCCACCCGCGGGTTCACGCGCTGGTCCTGGGGCCTGCGGACATGATGGCGAGCCTGAACATGCGCACCCTGGTGGTCGGTGAGCAGCCGGAGGGCTACGACGTCGGCGACGCCCATCACCACGTGCTGATGACGATCCTGGTGGCGGCCCGAGCCCACGGGAAGGCCGCGATCGACGGGCCGTATCTGAAGGTGCGTGACACCGACGCGTTCCGGAAGGTGGCCGGCCGCGCGGCGGCGCTCGGGTACGACGGCAAGTGGGTGCTGCATCCCGACCAGATCGCGGCGGGCAACGAACTCTTCAGCCCGCGCCAGGCCGACTACGACCATGCCGAGTTGATCCTGGAAGCGTACGAGTGGCACACCTCGACCGCCGGCGGTGCACGCGGTGCGGTGATGCTCGGCGACGAGATGATCGACGAGGCCAGCCGCAAGATGGCGTTGGTGATCGCCGGGAAAGGCCGCGCCGCCGGCATGCAGCGCCAGTCGCCGCCGTTCACCCCGGACAGCTAATAGGGGTAACTGGAGGTGTCGGCGGCGATGACCACGAGGAACACGATGTACAGGATCCCCAACACCACGACCAGGCTGCCGATGATCAGGCCCGCCAGTGCCAGACCGTAGCCGTCCTGGCCGGTCTGTTTGGTCTCACGCATGGCGATGATGCCCAAGATGATGCCGGCGATGGACGGCAGCCCGCACAGCAGCAGACCGCCGACGGCGGTGACGAGTGCGGCGATCGCCTTGCCGTTGGTGCCCGGCGGCTTGCCCTGGCCGTAGGGGTCGTACGGGTTGTAGACCGGGTAACCCGGATACGCACCGGGGTGCGGTGGATACGGCGGGTAGGGCGGGGGATAGGCACCCGCGTTGGGTGGGTAGCCGGCCGCGCTCGGCGGCGGGAACGCACCGCCCGCCGGCGGGGGATACCCACCGCCGGCCGGAGGCGGATATCCACTGTCGGTCGGTGGCGGATAGCCCGGCGACGGCGGGGAGTATCCGGGATCCGGGTAGTGCGCCGGATA
Coding sequences within:
- a CDS encoding DUF4190 domain-containing protein, which encodes MTNPEPQSGGNEYPSLENSPPQADPYAPVDYPAHYPDPGYSPPSPGYPPPTDSGYPPPAGGGYPPPAGGAFPPPSAAGYPPNAGAYPPPYPPYPPHPGAYPGYPVYNPYDPYGQGKPPGTNGKAIAALVTAVGGLLLCGLPSIAGIILGIIAMRETKQTGQDGYGLALAGLIIGSLVVVLGILYIVFLVVIAADTSSYPY
- a CDS encoding HpcH/HpaI aldolase/citrate lyase family protein, producing the protein MNTAYRPRRTCLSVPGSSRKFIDKAKGLPADEVFLDLEDAVAPEAKAAARPVVAAALAEPGWGHQLRGVRVNDWTTPWTHADVIEVVAGAGDALDVIVLPKVTDVAHVTALDLLLTQLEHTHGLEVGGIGIDAQIEDARGLTQINAIAAHPRVHALVLGPADMMASLNMRTLVVGEQPEGYDVGDAHHHVLMTILVAARAHGKAAIDGPYLKVRDTDAFRKVAGRAAALGYDGKWVLHPDQIAAGNELFSPRQADYDHAELILEAYEWHTSTAGGARGAVMLGDEMIDEASRKMALVIAGKGRAAGMQRQSPPFTPDS